The Teredinibacter sp. KSP-S5-2 genomic interval TGTTGCACGGTGCCATTGATGAAAATCGTCGACAATGCCTTTGGCCTTCTCTTTTTGCTTAGCGTCTAGGGTCACATAGTTGTCGATTTGCCAGTGAATAATGAAATCGAGAAAAGAATAGGCAATTTTGGTTTTACAGCTTGTGAGCAGTAAAAGGCAAAAGCAGGCCAGGAATGTGCGCTTGAGTATTGATGACGAAATTTTCATTCGGTGCAATAGGTATCGTTGTCGGAAAATGAACTGGCCGGCATTATACCCAAGCTCGGTAATCTTTTTAACGAGGCTTTTGTAATACTTTGTCTATAGGGTTTTTAAAAACTCGACCAGTGCCCATCGTTCTTCGTCCGTAATTGGGGTTTGAAGTTCCATTTTCGGATTACCGTTTTCGTCCAGAAGCGGTTTGCCTCCTGGCCCCTTCATAATAATGGGCGTTTTTCCTGTTACGTATTCGTGGCCCTGATTGCCGTTCCCCGGTAGGCTGGTATCAAATATAAACAGGCCGGGGTACTTGGTGGCGTCTTTGGAAACAAAGCCAACTTTTTTCGGGTCGAATTCCCGGGAGCCAAGTGTGAAGCGGTATGGGCGACATTGGTCGCTATTTTTTTGTGCTTGCTGTTGCGTACACTTAGGCAAAAATAATTCATACAAGCTTGGTATTGAACCGTTATGTAAATAGGGGGCTGTCGCCCAAATACCATTTAGTGGTCGTGCTTTAAAGGCGTCAAAGTAAACACTTTGATCTGTGTTTGGCGCAAAATTTAATTCGCGCACACGGTTTTCCACCGGGTTGGTTTTGACCGAATAGATAAGCTCGGCTAACCGCAATGGGCCACGAATTCCCCAGGGCGCGTCGAGGCTGGGTTGGACCAGGCCACCTCGTCCTGCTTCATTCACTAAATCCAGAACCAGTGCATCCTCGCCAATAATCCGGGTGTTGGGGTCATCTGCATCAATGGGTAAACCTTTGAAGTAACCACTTTTTCCGCGGTAGTTCAGGGCATTCTTTAGAGTTTGAGTATCTGTGCCAAGTAATTCCGAAGAGGTAAGTTCGGCAGTGATTAAGCGATTCGGGTCGCGGGAGTTAATGAGTTCGTGGCAGTCGTGGCAACGAAATTTTAGATAAACCCCCATGCCTTTTTTTGCCAGTTTTTCATCGACCTTTGGAAATTGTTCTGGCCACTTGGGCGAAGTTAGTTTGCGTATATGTTTTTCCAGACGGATCAGGTTCATGATATCCATCGAGGTGTTGTAGCCTTTATTTCCCGGCTGAGGGGAAAGGTCCATAGTGGCAAATACTCCCATAACTTCGCCAACGTTGCGACCTAATGCACCGATACTGGCGTTACCACTGATGGCATTCCACTGCACAAAATCATGTTGTGGTGTATCCCAAAGTTGTGGGTAATTCACCGGCGCATTCGCCGGATTGGCATTGGTGGGGTCTTCGGGGGTGAGGTGGGCCAATATGCGATTGTAAATGCGTCCGAAGGCATCCAGACGGCCATAGCCGTAGCGAATTTCCTGTCCGTTGTTTAACGGTTTATTTGCTGTGTTGTAGGCTCTGAGTTGATCTCGAGTGGTAATGAGTTCAGCGTGGATTTCTTGTGACGCTTCTTGTTTATTATGCCCAAGTATATTTTTTGCCAACCGATGGAATTTAGTTGGGGTTTCGATAGTGGCGGTCAGTGCCTGCTCCAACTCCAGCATAAAGCTTTCCATATCGGCATAAGCTGGTGCGCCGTCTATTCGTATTCCCACTCCCTGATAATTAATTTGTGCTGTGTGGCAACCGGCACATGTCAGTCCGATATATTCTTTGTTTTGGTATGTGTCGCGTACAAATCCGACCGGCAGAGCGTCCGGGTTTTTATTCGATGCGGATTGAGCGAGGTAGCGAAAACGACGCATATTGGCGTCCGAGCGAAACAGCTCCGTGGAGTGCGCCTGTTCCAAATGGAGAAATAGTTTGTAGGGCATCAGATTCGAGCCCTGAGTGGTGTTGTAAAACCAAAGGCTATCTGACGGTGACCAGTTTTGATTCAAATAAACGATTGTTTTAGCACTATCGCCAAATTGATCTTGTGCCGATGTTTTTGCTCCTCGGTCTGAGGAATCAAAAAAACCTTGGGAGATATAGGTACAACCGGTGAGTACACATAAAGTTAAAACCAGCTTTAGTGTAATTGAATGCTTCATCCGCAGTCCTTATGAAGAGACAGTATAAATTCAGGCTCTTTTATTGTTGTGTTGGGCTGAACAGAAATCGGAGGGGATCTTAAACGAAATAATTCAAAGAATCACGTCAAGTTTGGAAAACAATGAAAATTTAATAATTACATTGTTTTTATATTTTTTATTGTTGCAGTGGTGTGATTATTTTTATTCACATTATTGAGGTGGTTTAGTGGTGTAACCGTTTGTAAATACACAAAAGTATCAAATTGAACAAGCAAAATAAAATAATAGGCAGGCTGCCTGTATTAGAAAAAAGTGTATTACCTTGCAGACGATAGCCTTCGCCGGATATTGCTTCCCGTGCAAATTGTTCACCGGTGAACACAATTTTACCTTTGTTATCGATCAGGCCGCTGATGCCGGTGTTAGTTGAGCGGATAACGTAGCGGTTATTTTCCAGTGCACGCATTTGGGCCATTTGAAAATGTTGTAGCGGGCCAATGGAATCCCCAAACCAGGCGTCATTACTAATGGTCACCAGTATTTCGGCCTGACGGGCGCTGTCAGCCACTAGATCTGGGTAAACAATTTCGTAACAAATAGATGGGCTGATTTTATAGTGGTCTTCGCTGTCTTTATTAATATTGAGAATGGCGCTTTTCTTGGGGCCTTTGTGAATCACCGAATTGGGCAGATCAAAAAAAGCAATTAAACCGCGAAGATAGTTTTCAAAAGGTACGTATTCGCCAAAAGGAACCAGGCGTTGTTTAAAGTATTTATCGTTGGAATTGCCCAAGCCTAATATTGCGTTGTAGTAATAATATTGTTTTTCCTGTTCATCGTATCGGTCGTATAGAACACCACTCAATAAGGCAGTATTGGTCGACTCAGCTTGTGAGTTAATGAACTGGATAAAATTTTGTCCTTCCTCGTATAAATACGGAATGGCTGCTTCCGGCCAAACGATAATATCTTTGCCCCAGTGTTCTTCCGTTAAACCTAATAGGGTTTCTGCAATAAAAGGTTGGTATTTGGCTGACCACTTCATGGGCAGGGGAATGTTTGGCTGAACCATTGCGATCGATACGCGATTGGCTTCGAGCTTTTGTCCCCATTCAATGTTGCTGAGTAGTTTGCCTGCTCCCCATAAGCATAATATGGCAAGCGCAGCTGTTGCCAGGTAAGGAGTTCGTCGGGCATTTTTATGCAGGATAAGCGCAACTAGTGTGCCGCTTAACACGGCGATGTAGCTGACTCCAAGTACACCCAGGACAGGTGCCCAACCCGAAAGCCATGTGTCAATGTGAGCGTAGCCAATAAATAGCCAGGGAAAGCCGGTTAAAAACCAGGTACGGCTCCATTCACCTAGAACCCAAAGTGCGGGGAACGAGACAATAATAAAAAATGTATTTGCGGAAAAAAAACGACAAAATAAATAAAAGGGAGCGGCAAAAACGAGAGCGAGACTGGTGACAAATAGACCAGTAAGAATGACCGCTAGCGGCATTGCCGCAAACCCAAAATCATGAATGCTAACGTATACCCAAGATGCGCCACTAAGGTATAAACCCAGGCCAAAAATAAATGCGCGTATAAAACCTTGTTTACCCGAAAGACCTGCTAGCAGCCAGCTAAGGAGTCCGGCTGCAAATACCCCGAGGAACCAATGGCCATAAGGTGCCAACGAAAGTGGTGTGATTGCTCCGGCGGCTAATGCCAGTGCATGACCTTTCCAGTTGGAAAATCGGTTATCGAGAGTATTCATTTGTGGTTTTGAATGAATTAGTCTTCAGCGGATTTTTTATTTTTGAGTCGGGTAATTCTTAATAAATGAATTTGCCTGCTGTCTGAATACAGAACCCGAAAGCTAAACTTGCCTATGCTGACTTTTTCGTTACGGCTTGGCATATGACCGAAAGCCTGAGTCACAATACCGCCAATGGTGTCGAACTCCTCATCACTGAAATTGGATTTAAAGGTCTCATTAAAATCTTCGATGGGAGTAAGGGCTTTGACAATATAATCGTCCGCGGAAACCTGGCGAATGAAATCTTCGTTTTCTTCGTCGGTTTCGTCTTCAATATCGCCGACGATTTCTTCCAGAATATCTTCAATGGTCACCAAGCCGGAAATGGCTCCATACTCATCAATAACCAATGCCATGTGGTAACGGTTTTCTCTGAACTCTTTCAGTAACACGTTCAGCCGTTTACTTTCAGGTATAACATTGGCGTTGCGTAGTAGTGTTTCCAGGTTGAATTCTTTTTCTTTGTCCAGAATCAGGGGCAGTAAATCTTTGGCTAGCAGTATGCCTTTAATGTCATCAATTGATTCGCCAATTACGGGAAAACGCGAGTGACCGGACTCGATAACTTTTGGAAGGACTTTGTCCGGGGTGTCGTCAATGGAGAGAACCACCATCTGTGAGCGGGGAACCATAATTTCCCGTACTTGCTGATCGGCAACGTCAAATGCGCCTTCGATAATACTGAGAGCTTCCTGATCAACAACTTTGTTGTTGACGGCACCTTTTATGATGTCCAGTAATTCTTCTCGAGATTTGGGTTCCGTGGCGAAACCCTGAAACAGCTTTTCCAGCCATGAGCGTGGCTTACTCGGCTCGGGCTCCAGTGAGTGACTACTCGAAGGATCTTCTGACATGGTGGTGCAAACTCCTGATTTGCGTAAGTTGTGCCTTTATTGTGTTATTTGTACGTTTTTACTGCAGATTGCGCTGCTATACCTGATATGGTGGTGGATAGCCTAACGTTAGCATAATCTGTGTTTCGAGACTTTCCATTTCCTCAGCTTCGTGTTCCTCAATGTGATCATAGCCCAACAGGTGGAGGGTTCCGTGAATCACCATATGCGCCCAGTGGCTCTCCAGAGATTTTCCCTGTTCTTGCGCTTCCTGTTCCACGACTGCTGCACATATTACTATATCGCCTAACAATGGAAGGTCGATTTCATCCGGCAGTTCGCTGGGAAAGGACAGAACATTGGTCGGTTTGTCCTTTGACCTGTATTGGTTATTGAGCTGCTGACTTTCATCTGCCTCGACAATGCGTACGCAGATTTCTGAATCTTTTTGTGATTCAGGAAGTACGGCGTCAATCCAGTAAGTAATGTCTTCCTCGCTGGGAATACTGTCCCAGGTTTCTGCGCAGGCGATTTGTACGGCGATATTGGACATGGCGTTATCTTGGATGTTGGGGGGCATCTTGCTCCGCTTCTGCCCGGTCATAAGCTTCAACAATACGTTGAACAAGCGGGTGACGAACCACATCTTTGGCGCTGAAGCGGGTAAAACCAATACCATCAACGCCATCTAATACGGATGCTGCGTGTTTTAAGCCGGACAATACACCGCGAGGCAAATCCACCTGTGACGGGTCACCGGTAATAACGGCCGTTGAGCCAAAGCCTATTCGGGTCAGGAACATCTTCATTTGTTCCTTGGTGGTGTTCTGGCTTTCATCGAGAATAACAAAGGAGTTATTCAGTGTACGGCCACGCATATAGGCGAGTGGGGCTACTTCAATAATATTACGTTCGATCAGCTTGGCAACGGTGTCAAACCCCAGCATTTCGTATAGCGCGTCGTAGAGTGGGCGCAAATAGGGGTCAACTTTCTGTGACAGGTCGCCGGGAAGGAAACCGAGCTTTTCTCCGGCTTCAACCGCCGGACGTACCAATAGAATCCGTTCGATCTCATCTTTGATCAGGGCTTCTACAGCACAGGCCACGGCGAGGTAGGTTTTCCCTGTACCGGCGGGGCCAATGCCAAAATTAATATCGTGGGTTCTCACCGAAGCAACATAGCCTTGTTGGTTGGCGCCACGCGGTTTGATGGTGGCCTGCTTGGTGCGAATGATGCTCGCTGAATCCACCGCTTTCTGAACGTCTTGCACGGCTTTGGACTCCATGCCTGTCTCCTGTAGTGCCAAATGTATTTCGTCCGGAGTCAGTTCACCTTCTTCCGTTGCCTGATACAGTTCTTCGATTAAGTTTTTTGCTGCGCTGACTGCCTTCTTATCGCCGTGCAAAGTAAAAACGTTGCCCCTGTTACGGACCTCAACGTTAAGCCTTTGTTCGATTTGTTTGATATGCCCATCAAATTGACCGCAGAGGTTTGCCAGTCTGCGCGTGTCATTGGGTTCTAGGGTCAGTGTTTGCTGCTGAATTTGTGAGGTGCGATTAGCCAAGAGGTATGTGTTTTCCTGTATCACTATTTATGGAGTTTAGACTACCTTAACCGGGCAGACCTTGAAAGAGTCTGCCCGAAGAATATGACGAGAATTAGGTGCGCAAGATTAGTCCAGTTCAGAACCCAGTAAAACACCACGAAGGGAGTTTGGCAGGGCTTCTTCGATGAGAATATCTGCAAATTTGCCGATGAGCTCTGGTTGGTCGCAGCGGAAGTTCACCACTCGGTTGTTTTCGGTGCGGCCGCTAAGTTGTCCTGGGTCTTTTTTGCTGTAGCCGGTTACCAATACTTTTTCGGTATTGCCGACCATTTTGCGAGAAATGTCCTGTGCCTGCTGCAATATCCGGGTTTGCAATATTTGCAGACGTTGTTTCTTCACTTCCATGGGGGTGTCATCGGGTAAGTCTGCCGCGGGGGTGCCGGGACGCTGACTGTAGATGAAGCTGAAGGAGGTATCGAAACCGATATCCTGAATCAGTTTCATTGTGGCTTCGAAATCCTGTTCGGTTTCACCGGGGAAGCCAATGATAAAGTCGGATGAAAAACTGATATCCGGGCGCAAGGCCTTCAGTTTGCGTAGTTTGGATTTGTATTCAATCGCGGTGTGACCGCGCTTCATGGCCATCAATATACGGTCTGAGCCGGATTGGACAGGCAAATGCAGGTGGCTGACCAGTTCGGGCACTTCCGCGTAGACGTTAATAAGGCTGTCAGTGAATTCGACCGGATGGGAGGTGGTGTAGCGGATACGGTCAATCCCGTCGACCTCGGCCACCATGGTGATTAACTCTGCCAGGTCGCGGGTTTCTGCATTGGGGTCGCGGTAAGCGTTCACGTTTTGCCCCAACAGGTTGATTTCCCGTACCCCCTGGGCGGCCAATTGCTCGACTTCGCGGATAACATCGGCTGCGGGTCGGCTGACTTCTTCGCCTCGGGTATAGGGCACAACGCAGAATGTACAGTACTTGGAACAGCCTTCCATTACCGAGACGAAGGCGGTTGCGCCATCGGCTTCTGGTTCTGGCAGGCGATCAAATTTTTCGATTTCAGGGAAGCTGATGTCCACCACGACTGCGCCATTGTCTCTCGGTGTTTCCATCATTTCCGGCAGGCGGTGTAAGGTTTGTGGGCCAAAGATCAAGTCCACGAATGGGGCGCGTTTGGCAATGGCTTCCCCTTCCTGGCTGGCGACACAACCGCCAACACCGATGATCAGATCCGGGTTTTTCTCTTTCAGGTTTTTCCAGCGTCCAAGCTGGTGGAAGAGTTTTTCTTGAGCTTTTTCGCGAATGGAGCAGGTGTTAACCAGCAGGACATCGGCTTCGTCAGGGTTTTCTGTCGCAACCATATCGTGTGAAGCGCCCAATAGGTCACGCATACGAGCGGAATCGTACTCATTCATCTGGCAACCGTGAGTCTGGATAAATAGCTTTTTAACGGGCTTTTTCGTGGCGATTTCTGACATGGAATTTCTATTGGCTCTTGCGCTCAAAAAATGAGCGCGAATTATACCGACAGGGGCCCTTCTTGCCCATACCCCGCTGGTCGTGCCAGGTCAAAAAAAACTTTTTCGACCTTGAAATTCCTCTGTTTTACCTCAAGATAGCAATACCCTAGAATGTCTAATTCAATTATTAAGGTGCGTGTACCCAATGGCTTCTAATCCTATTTTCAGAGTCATTTTTTACAATCAAGGCCAGGTATATGAAGTCTATGCTCGCGATATCTATCAGAGCGAGATGTATGGTTTTATTGAGGTGGAAGAGTTTATGTTTGGTGAGCGCACCAGCCTCGTGGTTGACCCTGGTGAAGAAAAACTCAAAGGCGAGTTTTCTGGCGTTAAGCGCTCGTATATTCCGATGCACAGTATTGTACGCATTGACGAGGTGGAAAAGAGCGGTACCGGTAAGGTAAGCGATATTAAATCGAGTGATAAAGTTGCCCAGTTTCCGTTCCCTACTGCGGTTCCCAAACCAACGCAAGATTCATAGGCTTTCTCCATGCCTTTGCATGTCAAACACTATCCTGATGTTACTGCAGGCGAAAAACCGGTTCTTTTATTGATTCACGGGTTGTTTGGTTCCCTGGAAAACCTGGGGGGGATTGCGCGTTTATTGGCGGATGATTTCGACTTGTATGCGATTGATTTACCCAACCACGGGCGTTCGGGGCATTTTGATTGCACCAGTTTGGAAGCCATGGCCGAAACGGTGTATGCATGGATTGCCGCCCTGGGGTTCAGCAAGCTGCATATTCTGGGGCATTCGTTGGGTGGCAAAGTGGCGATGGAGATTGCGTTGCTTCATCCGGAGCTGGTTGGTCGGTTGGTGGTGATTGATATCGCACCCGTTCACTATGAACCCCATCACCATGATGTTTTTTCCGGTTTATTGTCGATTGCGCCCGAAACCCTAACCAGCCGTAAAGAAGCGGATCTGCAATTGCAGCATCATGTGCCCGAAGTGGCTGTGCGCAGTTTTCTGTTGAAAAATCTGGTGAAGCAAGACGATGGTGGTTTTGCCTGGCGAATGAATTTATCGACGTTGCACAATGATTATGCCGAATTGATTAAAGGTAATCGTGCGGATAGTGAGTTTTGCGGCGAAGTGCTGTTCCTGAAAGGTGGTGAGTCGGATTACATTCAACGTCATCATTGGCAGGATATTATTGAAATATTTCCTAATGCTTCGGTAAAAATTATTTCTGATACTGGCCATTGGCTTCACGCAGAAAAGCCGGAGACTGTGGCGCGTTTAACCAAGCGCTTTTTGCTGAATGAAAGTTGAATTGAATATGTCTGAGCCTACTGATAAAGATGTTGAACAGTTTTGGGATTTGGTGGAAGAGGTGATTAACCTGGCCAATAGTAAAACTGAAACCCTGGACCCTGGTGTTGTGACCAGTGCGCTTATGCAGGCTACTGCCAGGTTTAATGCGTTTTATGTTGCTTCCAGTTGTGAGTCGAGAAAGGACTTTAAAGAAGATAAGGATGATGCGTTAAGCCGTTTTACAGGGGATTATAAGCGTCGCTTGGCGGAAAATCTGGAAGACTATATCGAGAATTACAAAATTTATATGGCCGATGATCAAGGTGTTCAGGAATAAAACTTTCCGATAAGTTCCAAGAAAAACAATAGCTGTTCACAGCCTATTGTGTTGCATTACATTTTCTCAAATTAAATAGATGCTCATCTAATCTGAAATCTTTCTGTGTTGGCAGACCATCGGAGGCAGGACGCCGACGATGAGCTTACATGGATGTATTTACAGCGTGTCTGCAAAGGCAGGAAGATTACAAGCTCTAAAGAATTCTACTTCGATTACCCAAAACTCTTTCTCGTTATTTTATTTACAGTTTCTATTTTATTTTGATTTCTATAATGGAGCGAACAGGCCGGAATGAGTTTGATATATTGAAGAAGAAAAACAACGCACTCAAATAGTGAGTGCGTTGTCTTGAGGTGAGAAGGAATTACTTAAGATCAAAACGATCTGCATTCATTACCTTCGTCCAGGCTTTAACGAAGTCCTTAACAAATTTTTCTTTGGCATCATCCTGTGCGTACAACTCGGCATAGGAACGAAGAATGGAATTGGCACCAAACACCAGGTCAACTCGGGTTGCGGTCCATTTCACTGTACCGGTTTTACGGTCGCAGATTTCAAACTGGTTTTTGCCAGCCGCTTTCCATTTGTTGCCCATATCTGTCAGGTTAACGAAAAAGTCATTGCTGAGTACGCCAACGTTATCGGTTAATACGCCGTGACTGCTGCCGCCATGATTGGTACCAAGTACGCGCATACCGCCAATCAGTACCGTCATTTCTGGAGCGGTAAGCCCCATCAATTGAGCGCGATCCAGCAGGAGTTTTTCCGATGCGACACTGTATTCTTCTTTCTGCCAGTTACGGAAACCATCATGTATGGGTTCGAGTACAGCAAACGAATCCGCATCGGTCATATCGTCGGTGGCATCGCCACGACCGGGTGCAAACGGTACGGTGATACTCACACCTGCATCTTGTGCCGCTTTTTCCACCGCTGCTGAACCACCGAGCACGATCAGGTCCGCGATACTGACGTTTTTGTCCAGACTACTTTGGACGCTTTCTAGTGCCGTAAGTACCTTTGCCAACCGTTCGGGTTCATTACCTTCCCAGTCCTTTTGTGGTGCCAGTCGAATACGGGCACCGTTGGCGCCGCCGCGATTATCCGAACCGCGGAAGGTTCGCGCACTGTCCCAGGCGGTGGCCACAAGTTCTGAAACGCTCAGTCCGCTGGCCAGTATTTTGGCTTTGATGTCAGCCACTTCTGCGTCGCTCAGGGTGTAGTCAACCGCAGGGACCGGATCTTGCCAGATAAGGTCTTCCGCGGGTACTTCTGTACCGAGGTAACGACTTTTCGGACCGAGGTCCCGGTGTGTCAGTTTGAACCAGGCGCGGGCGAAGACTTCAGAAAAGTAGTCCGGGTCTTTGTAAAAGCGCTCGGAGATTTCGCGGTAAATGGGATCTTTCACCATGGCCATATCGGCATCGGTCATAATCGGGTTATGTTTTACCGACGGGTTTTCAACGTCAGTTGGTTTGTCTTCGTCCCGAATATCGATAGGCTCCCATTGCCACGCACCGGCCGGGCTTTTCTTTAACTCCCAATCGTAGTTGAAGAGCATGTAGAAGTAGCCGTTATCCCATTTGGTTGGGTTGGTGGTCCAGGCGCCCTCGATGCCGCTGGTAATGGTTTGGTTGCCGACACCTTTACCTTGTGGGTTGTGCCAGCCGAGGCCTTGTTCTTCTACATCCGCCGCTTCCGGGTCTGGGCCCAGCTTTGAAGCATCGCCGTTACCGTGACATTTACCGACCGTGTGGCCGCCTGCTGTTAGCGCAACGGTTTCTTCATCGTTCATCGCCATGCGCGCGAAGGTAAGGCGAATATCTTTCGCGGTTTTCAGTGGGTCTGGGTTGCCGTCCACCCCTTCCGGGTTGACGTAGATAAGCCCCATTTGTACCGCCGCCAGAGGGTTATCAAGCGCATCGCGGTTTTCACTGTAAGCACGTTCTGTACTTTTCCCCAGCCATTCGGTTTCTGAGCCCCAGTCAATATCTTTTTCCGGGTGCCAGATGTCCGCGCGTCCGCCAGCGAAGCCGAAGGTTTTTAGCCCCATGGATTCGTAGGCGACATTTCCGGCGAGAATCATCAGATCTGCCCAGGAAAGCTTGTTGCCGTATTTCTTTTTGATGGGCCATAACAGACGGCGGGCTTTATCTAGGTTGACGTTGTCCGGCCAGCTGTTCAGAGGGGCAAAGCGTTGGTTGCCTGTACCGCCGCCGCCACGGCCATCCGCGATACGATAGGTTCCGGCTGAGTGCCAGGCCATACGAATCATAAGGCCACCGTAGTGTCCCCAGTCTGCGGGCCACCAGTCCTGGCTGTCTGTCATCAAGTTGTTTAGGTCTTGTTTTACTGCGGCCAAATCCAACTTCTTAAACTCTTCAGCGTAATCAAAATCGTCACCTAATGGATTTGTTTTAGTGTCTTGCTGGTGGAGGATGTCCAGATTGAGTGCCTCTGGCCACCAGTCCATACCCGACGAGGAGCCTGCCGAGGTTTTACCCCCGTGCATAACGGGGCATTTGCCTGCGTTGTTATTCATAGTGAGTTTCCTTATTGGTAATCCTCTATATCAAATATAAAAATATTGGATTGGATGTCTATCGTTGTTGGCTGCCTAATTAGTGTAGGAAAACTCTTGCTCTTTGCATAAGCTATTATGTCGAACGATATGATAGATATTTTTAATTAATTGTCCGGTTGGAGATGTGCCCCGGCAATGGTCACCGGGGGAAATATCGTTAATTTTATGGGGAGCTTGTGTGGGCTATTGACTGGAGTTCATGGGCGCGAAGGTAAAAACATGGGGTGTTTGTGTATCTACATAGACTTTTATCCAGTCCTCGTTGGTGTCTCCAAAGCTTTCCACTCGCAGGAAGTTTTTCGGTGGATGACGTTTCATCAGCCGGGGGCGGTCAATTCGGAAATAGTGCGAATCGCCATGGGCTAATACCACGGGGTTGTTGAATTCGCGGGCTTGCTTCTCAAGTAATGTCAAAAAAGGGATGAAGTGTTTTTTATTCCGCATTTCCGGGTCTTTTTCCAGGCCGGGGTTTGCTTGTGTGGCAATTAGAATCGCTCGGCTTTTGTTCTCTTTTGCGTAATCAAATGCCGTTTGCAGCCATGCCAAGGCGGCGGCTTCCCGGTAACGAATTTCAGCATCGTGTTTTTTTGTCCGTTTTACCCGACCCAATTTGTCGAATTTATTTCGGCCATTTTTACTGCCTGTTATGTGTATGGTGGCATAGGTCACGCCGCCCTCGGCCC includes:
- a CDS encoding PhoH family protein, with the protein product MANRTSQIQQQTLTLEPNDTRRLANLCGQFDGHIKQIEQRLNVEVRNRGNVFTLHGDKKAVSAAKNLIEELYQATEEGELTPDEIHLALQETGMESKAVQDVQKAVDSASIIRTKQATIKPRGANQQGYVASVRTHDINFGIGPAGTGKTYLAVACAVEALIKDEIERILLVRPAVEAGEKLGFLPGDLSQKVDPYLRPLYDALYEMLGFDTVAKLIERNIIEVAPLAYMRGRTLNNSFVILDESQNTTKEQMKMFLTRIGFGSTAVITGDPSQVDLPRGVLSGLKHAASVLDGVDGIGFTRFSAKDVVRHPLVQRIVEAYDRAEAEQDAPQHPR
- a CDS encoding HlyC/CorC family transporter is translated as MSEDPSSSHSLEPEPSKPRSWLEKLFQGFATEPKSREELLDIIKGAVNNKVVDQEALSIIEGAFDVADQQVREIMVPRSQMVVLSIDDTPDKVLPKVIESGHSRFPVIGESIDDIKGILLAKDLLPLILDKEKEFNLETLLRNANVIPESKRLNVLLKEFRENRYHMALVIDEYGAISGLVTIEDILEEIVGDIEDETDEENEDFIRQVSADDYIVKALTPIEDFNETFKSNFSDEEFDTIGGIVTQAFGHMPSRNEKVSIGKFSFRVLYSDSRQIHLLRITRLKNKKSAED
- a CDS encoding di-heme-cytochrome C peroxidase: MKHSITLKLVLTLCVLTGCTYISQGFFDSSDRGAKTSAQDQFGDSAKTIVYLNQNWSPSDSLWFYNTTQGSNLMPYKLFLHLEQAHSTELFRSDANMRRFRYLAQSASNKNPDALPVGFVRDTYQNKEYIGLTCAGCHTAQINYQGVGIRIDGAPAYADMESFMLELEQALTATIETPTKFHRLAKNILGHNKQEASQEIHAELITTRDQLRAYNTANKPLNNGQEIRYGYGRLDAFGRIYNRILAHLTPEDPTNANPANAPVNYPQLWDTPQHDFVQWNAISGNASIGALGRNVGEVMGVFATMDLSPQPGNKGYNTSMDIMNLIRLEKHIRKLTSPKWPEQFPKVDEKLAKKGMGVYLKFRCHDCHELINSRDPNRLITAELTSSELLGTDTQTLKNALNYRGKSGYFKGLPIDADDPNTRIIGEDALVLDLVNEAGRGGLVQPSLDAPWGIRGPLRLAELIYSVKTNPVENRVRELNFAPNTDQSVYFDAFKARPLNGIWATAPYLHNGSIPSLYELFLPKCTQQQAQKNSDQCRPYRFTLGSREFDPKKVGFVSKDATKYPGLFIFDTSLPGNGNQGHEYVTGKTPIIMKGPGGKPLLDENGNPKMELQTPITDEERWALVEFLKTL
- the miaB gene encoding tRNA (N6-isopentenyl adenosine(37)-C2)-methylthiotransferase MiaB — encoded protein: MSEIATKKPVKKLFIQTHGCQMNEYDSARMRDLLGASHDMVATENPDEADVLLVNTCSIREKAQEKLFHQLGRWKNLKEKNPDLIIGVGGCVASQEGEAIAKRAPFVDLIFGPQTLHRLPEMMETPRDNGAVVVDISFPEIEKFDRLPEPEADGATAFVSVMEGCSKYCTFCVVPYTRGEEVSRPAADVIREVEQLAAQGVREINLLGQNVNAYRDPNAETRDLAELITMVAEVDGIDRIRYTTSHPVEFTDSLINVYAEVPELVSHLHLPVQSGSDRILMAMKRGHTAIEYKSKLRKLKALRPDISFSSDFIIGFPGETEQDFEATMKLIQDIGFDTSFSFIYSQRPGTPAADLPDDTPMEVKKQRLQILQTRILQQAQDISRKMVGNTEKVLVTGYSKKDPGQLSGRTENNRVVNFRCDQPELIGKFADILIEEALPNSLRGVLLGSELD
- a CDS encoding DUF1820 family protein; translated protein: MASNPIFRVIFYNQGQVYEVYARDIYQSEMYGFIEVEEFMFGERTSLVVDPGEEKLKGEFSGVKRSYIPMHSIVRIDEVEKSGTGKVSDIKSSDKVAQFPFPTAVPKPTQDS
- a CDS encoding alpha/beta fold hydrolase; this translates as MPLHVKHYPDVTAGEKPVLLLIHGLFGSLENLGGIARLLADDFDLYAIDLPNHGRSGHFDCTSLEAMAETVYAWIAALGFSKLHILGHSLGGKVAMEIALLHPELVGRLVVIDIAPVHYEPHHHDVFSGLLSIAPETLTSRKEADLQLQHHVPEVAVRSFLLKNLVKQDDGGFAWRMNLSTLHNDYAELIKGNRADSEFCGEVLFLKGGESDYIQRHHWQDIIEIFPNASVKIISDTGHWLHAEKPETVARLTKRFLLNES
- the ybeY gene encoding rRNA maturation RNase YbeY codes for the protein MSNIAVQIACAETWDSIPSEEDITYWIDAVLPESQKDSEICVRIVEADESQQLNNQYRSKDKPTNVLSFPSELPDEIDLPLLGDIVICAAVVEQEAQEQGKSLESHWAHMVIHGTLHLLGYDHIEEHEAEEMESLETQIMLTLGYPPPYQV
- the lnt gene encoding apolipoprotein N-acyltransferase, with translation MNTLDNRFSNWKGHALALAAGAITPLSLAPYGHWFLGVFAAGLLSWLLAGLSGKQGFIRAFIFGLGLYLSGASWVYVSIHDFGFAAMPLAVILTGLFVTSLALVFAAPFYLFCRFFSANTFFIIVSFPALWVLGEWSRTWFLTGFPWLFIGYAHIDTWLSGWAPVLGVLGVSYIAVLSGTLVALILHKNARRTPYLATAALAILCLWGAGKLLSNIEWGQKLEANRVSIAMVQPNIPLPMKWSAKYQPFIAETLLGLTEEHWGKDIIVWPEAAIPYLYEEGQNFIQFINSQAESTNTALLSGVLYDRYDEQEKQYYYYNAILGLGNSNDKYFKQRLVPFGEYVPFENYLRGLIAFFDLPNSVIHKGPKKSAILNINKDSEDHYKISPSICYEIVYPDLVADSARQAEILVTISNDAWFGDSIGPLQHFQMAQMRALENNRYVIRSTNTGISGLIDNKGKIVFTGEQFAREAISGEGYRLQGNTLFSNTGSLPIILFCLFNLILLCIYKRLHH